One window of Dehalobacterium formicoaceticum genomic DNA carries:
- a CDS encoding aminotransferase class V-fold PLP-dependent enzyme yields the protein MKPSIYLDNAATSWPKPEIVYQTMDNYHRNIGANPGRGSSSKTFAAGGVLLDTREALARLFHLSDISRIVFTKNITEAINTVLKGYLDPGDHIIISSMEHNAVTRPLSVLKRSGVEVTVVECAPDGSLYPPDIEKAWQKNTRMVALTSASNVTGTIMPIKEVGSICRERNAVFLLDSAQSAGILPIDVEEENIDILTFTGHKGLFGPQGTGGFYLRPGLEIRSLIEGGTGSLSETIIQPEFLPDKFESGTLNTPGIAGLGAGVGFILETGLSTIRQHELPLMNLLMDGLSEISGLTLYGPKDSHKKTSVLSLNLAGMECGELSFALDERFGIITRSGLHCAPLAHKTIGTLQQGTCRVSLGYFTTQEEITFFLDAMRKLSTEI from the coding sequence ATGAAACCAAGCATCTATCTGGATAATGCAGCCACATCATGGCCTAAACCAGAAATAGTTTATCAAACCATGGACAACTACCATCGAAATATTGGCGCCAACCCCGGCCGGGGGAGCAGCAGTAAAACCTTCGCCGCCGGAGGTGTTCTTTTAGATACCCGGGAGGCACTGGCCCGGCTCTTTCATCTTTCTGATATCTCCCGCATCGTCTTCACCAAAAATATCACTGAGGCCATTAACACCGTGCTGAAAGGGTATCTCGATCCCGGTGATCATATTATTATCAGTTCTATGGAGCACAACGCCGTGACCCGTCCTTTAAGTGTGCTAAAAAGAAGCGGAGTGGAGGTCACTGTCGTTGAATGTGCTCCGGATGGCAGTCTGTATCCCCCGGATATCGAAAAAGCCTGGCAAAAAAACACCAGGATGGTTGCTCTCACTTCTGCTTCCAATGTCACCGGTACCATAATGCCCATTAAAGAAGTAGGATCTATCTGCCGGGAGAGAAACGCCGTATTTTTGCTGGATTCTGCCCAAAGTGCCGGAATCCTTCCCATTGATGTGGAGGAAGAAAACATTGATATCTTAACCTTTACCGGACATAAAGGTTTATTTGGTCCTCAGGGCACGGGTGGATTCTACCTTCGGCCTGGTTTGGAAATCCGTTCCTTGATCGAAGGAGGGACCGGCTCTTTATCCGAGACTATTATCCAACCGGAGTTTCTCCCGGATAAATTTGAAAGCGGCACCCTCAATACCCCTGGGATTGCCGGTTTAGGGGCAGGTGTTGGTTTTATTCTGGAGACAGGCTTATCCACTATCCGCCAACATGAATTGCCGCTTATGAATTTGCTCATGGACGGATTAAGTGAGATTTCCGGTCTTACCCTCTATGGGCCTAAAGACAGCCATAAAAAAACCTCCGTCTTATCCCTCAATCTGGCCGGGATGGAGTGCGGCGAACTCAGCTTCGCTTTGGACGAGAGATTTGGCATCATCACCCGTTCCGGACTTCATTGTGCCCCTCTGGCCCATAAAACCATCGGCACCCTGCAGCAGGGAACCTGCCGGGTAAGTCTAGGTTATTTTACCACTCAGGAAGAGATCACTTTTTTCCTGGATGCCATGAGGAAACTGAGTACTGAAATATAG
- a CDS encoding ammonia-forming cytochrome c nitrite reductase subunit c552: MANKYLSGKYLGLVIFAGAILLILITFGISSFFFNNKELQRETVGEIGAREADPAVWGQYYPLTYQTYLENFENTEKPSHFETKPYMQKIYAGLGFAVEFNEPRGHVYTLEDIRAIAPQRYKTGAACNTCKSSQIPEIIDKYGDQYYLMDFKEINDQLEHPIACLDCHDPKTMELTITRPALIEAYARQGKDITEASQQEMRSLVCAQCHVTYYFEKDTKKVTFPWDKGVKADEILAYYDEDGFVEWTHPDSGTPLIKARHAEYETFMGSTHQTAGLACADCHMPYQKMGNTKVTSHNWTSPLNNIEESCMVCHREGSDWLKSRVEDTQQKTKETQDRAGNTVVKAIDEIKIARATPGVNAELLQQADETLRKGFWYLDYVMVTNGYGFHNPTDTMNNLGKAIDYAHQAIQFAKDAR, encoded by the coding sequence TTGGCTAATAAATATTTATCAGGAAAATATTTGGGACTTGTGATCTTTGCAGGAGCAATTTTATTAATACTGATCACCTTTGGCATATCTTCCTTTTTCTTTAATAATAAGGAACTGCAAAGGGAAACCGTGGGGGAAATTGGGGCCAGGGAAGCAGACCCGGCGGTATGGGGTCAGTATTACCCCCTCACATACCAGACCTATTTAGAGAATTTTGAAAACACGGAAAAACCTTCTCATTTTGAAACCAAACCTTATATGCAAAAAATCTATGCCGGGTTGGGTTTTGCCGTGGAGTTCAATGAACCCCGGGGGCATGTTTATACCCTGGAGGATATTCGCGCTATTGCACCCCAGCGCTATAAAACAGGGGCGGCCTGCAATACCTGCAAGTCTTCTCAGATTCCGGAAATCATAGATAAATACGGGGATCAGTATTATTTGATGGATTTTAAAGAAATCAATGATCAGCTGGAGCATCCCATTGCTTGTTTGGATTGTCACGATCCGAAAACTATGGAATTAACCATTACCCGGCCGGCTTTGATCGAAGCTTATGCCCGACAGGGGAAAGATATTACAGAAGCAAGTCAACAAGAGATGCGCAGTTTGGTATGTGCCCAATGTCATGTGACTTATTATTTTGAAAAGGATACCAAGAAGGTTACCTTCCCTTGGGATAAAGGGGTAAAGGCGGATGAGATTCTCGCCTATTATGATGAGGATGGGTTTGTCGAATGGACTCATCCTGATTCCGGTACGCCCTTGATCAAGGCGCGCCATGCTGAATATGAAACCTTTATGGGCAGCACCCATCAGACCGCAGGGCTTGCCTGTGCCGACTGTCATATGCCTTATCAAAAAATGGGTAATACCAAGGTCACTTCCCATAATTGGACCAGCCCCCTCAATAATATTGAGGAAAGTTGCATGGTCTGTCATCGGGAAGGCAGCGACTGGCTGAAGTCACGGGTAGAAGATACCCAACAAAAGACGAAGGAAACTCAAGATCGAGCTGGAAATACAGTAGTGAAGGCCATTGATGAAATTAAAATTGCCCGGGCAACCCCCGGCGTCAATGCCGAACTTCTGCAGCAAGCAGATGAGACATTGCGTAAAGGATTCTGGTATTTGGATTACGTGATGGTAACCAATGGTTACGGTTTTCATAATCCCACGGATACCATGAATAACTTAGGCAAGGCCATTGATTATGCGCATCAAGCCATTCAATTTGCCAAGGACGCAAGATAG
- a CDS encoding NapC/NirT family cytochrome c has product MKKKIGMVLGILVVGFGLILLTKLPILGLDEPEFCGGCHVMDGQLETYMHSAHRDVTNCGNCHIPHSLVPGATYKAYTGTKDLIGVVFDKDPYHIQASPMAKDIIQENCLRCHEDFLGDIGDTSEDGGKYCFDCHRSTPHMK; this is encoded by the coding sequence ATGAAGAAAAAAATAGGGATGGTTTTAGGAATTCTGGTTGTAGGTTTTGGGTTGATTTTGCTCACAAAACTGCCGATTCTGGGACTTGATGAACCGGAGTTTTGCGGCGGATGCCATGTCATGGATGGGCAGTTGGAAACCTATATGCATTCTGCCCACCGTGATGTGACTAATTGCGGGAATTGCCATATTCCCCATAGCCTGGTTCCCGGGGCGACTTATAAGGCTTATACGGGAACGAAAGATTTGATCGGTGTTGTCTTTGACAAAGATCCATATCATATCCAGGCATCGCCCATGGCCAAGGATATTATTCAGGAAAATTGTCTGCGTTGCCACGAGGATTTTCTTGGAGATATTGGGGATACCAGCGAAGACGGAGGCAAGTACTGTTTTGATTGTCACCGCAGTACTCCTCACATGAAATGA
- the topB gene encoding type IA DNA topoisomerase: MILCIAEKPSVARELAKVIAPAARKNSAGFLEGNGVVFAHARGHLCALKTPAQIDVKYKRWSYDHLPLLPATIPLTIREGCSKEFNFLKKMLKDTNLFDSVVCATDAGREGQYIFDLIYQHAGSKLPVKRLWLSAFTEDSIKKAWSNMKDGSNYQGLSRAAKLRSYADWYVGMNASPAVSLAAGPTINVGRVMTPTLKLIVDRTLENENFVPETYYQIMAEFGHLYQGTLLIEKGDVFYTTKNIQEAREIIDKVKTGQGKIIKIKKERQKETPPRLFNLGDLQVAAAKALGFTAQKTLDLAQKLYETHKCLSYPRTNSRHIDEAMVGELPLMIRAVSHLEKVGLIAQEILANPLPKLNKNYVDSTKVTDHHCLLPTATPAKWGKLSGDEKALFLLVVKRFLAVFFPAAEYDKTTVLTQIIEAPEHIFRTTGRQVVKIGWKVVYGVDQSGEEHEEKQGVLPPLTEGETRPVTKAEAEEKQTKPRPLYDDGTMIKAMQNVSKELEDDLKKQLKTLELGTEATRAAIIEKLIKIKMVERRGKGKIKTLVATPFGIDAIDAICDERLKSPMLTAEWEMKLAEIESGNLTDEAFMAELSQYIHEMIETLKATPVRLIKNSGKTVASKAEKTIGTCPFCGHPVIESPKAFGCANWRNGCKFTVWKTIAGKPIPEEAVEKLIVQGRTEKMTGFKSKAGKPFSAALVVKKDHTIGFEF, translated from the coding sequence ATGATACTGTGTATTGCAGAAAAACCAAGTGTTGCGCGGGAATTGGCCAAAGTGATTGCCCCTGCCGCCCGAAAAAACAGCGCGGGCTTTTTGGAAGGAAACGGTGTTGTTTTCGCCCATGCCCGGGGGCATTTATGTGCCTTGAAAACCCCTGCCCAAATAGATGTAAAATATAAGCGCTGGTCTTATGACCATCTCCCGCTCCTGCCTGCCACCATTCCCCTGACCATTCGGGAAGGCTGCAGCAAGGAATTCAATTTTCTGAAAAAAATGCTGAAAGACACCAACCTTTTCGACTCCGTCGTCTGTGCCACTGATGCGGGACGGGAAGGTCAATATATCTTCGATCTGATTTATCAGCATGCCGGGAGCAAGCTCCCGGTGAAACGCCTCTGGCTATCTGCTTTTACCGAAGACAGCATTAAAAAAGCCTGGTCTAATATGAAGGACGGAAGCAATTATCAGGGGTTAAGCCGCGCCGCAAAACTGAGAAGTTATGCTGACTGGTATGTAGGAATGAATGCCTCACCAGCTGTGAGCCTGGCAGCAGGACCTACCATTAACGTGGGACGGGTAATGACACCCACCTTAAAACTAATTGTCGATCGCACCTTGGAAAATGAAAATTTTGTCCCCGAAACCTACTATCAAATTATGGCAGAATTCGGCCATCTTTATCAAGGAACTCTTTTGATTGAGAAGGGTGATGTTTTTTATACAACCAAAAACATCCAAGAAGCCCGTGAAATCATTGATAAAGTTAAAACCGGTCAAGGCAAAATTATTAAAATAAAAAAGGAACGACAAAAAGAAACCCCGCCCCGGCTCTTTAACCTGGGTGATTTACAGGTTGCCGCGGCCAAGGCTCTGGGTTTTACTGCTCAAAAAACCCTGGATTTGGCTCAAAAACTCTACGAAACTCATAAATGTCTATCTTACCCCCGGACCAATTCCCGGCATATTGATGAAGCCATGGTGGGAGAACTGCCCCTCATGATCCGTGCCGTTAGCCATCTGGAGAAAGTAGGCCTGATCGCCCAGGAAATTTTGGCCAACCCCCTGCCCAAACTTAATAAAAATTATGTGGACAGTACCAAGGTCACGGACCACCATTGTCTTCTGCCCACAGCAACACCGGCCAAATGGGGCAAGTTATCCGGTGATGAAAAGGCCCTCTTTTTATTAGTAGTAAAACGTTTCCTGGCTGTTTTCTTTCCGGCAGCGGAATATGATAAAACTACCGTCTTGACTCAGATTATAGAAGCCCCAGAACACATCTTTCGTACCACCGGACGGCAAGTGGTGAAAATAGGTTGGAAAGTGGTTTACGGGGTAGATCAATCCGGTGAAGAACATGAAGAAAAACAAGGCGTGCTGCCTCCTTTGACAGAAGGTGAAACCCGCCCTGTGACCAAAGCTGAAGCGGAAGAAAAACAAACGAAGCCCCGACCTCTTTATGATGATGGCACAATGATTAAAGCCATGCAAAATGTCTCCAAAGAATTGGAAGATGACCTCAAAAAACAGTTAAAAACCTTGGAACTTGGTACAGAAGCCACCCGGGCGGCCATTATTGAAAAATTGATTAAAATCAAAATGGTGGAACGAAGAGGAAAAGGGAAAATTAAGACTCTGGTGGCTACCCCTTTTGGTATTGATGCCATCGATGCCATTTGTGATGAAAGATTAAAAAGCCCCATGCTCACAGCAGAATGGGAAATGAAATTAGCTGAAATTGAGTCGGGCAATCTGACTGATGAAGCTTTTATGGCTGAACTCAGCCAATATATTCATGAAATGATCGAAACGCTCAAAGCCACCCCGGTGCGACTGATAAAAAATTCAGGAAAAACAGTGGCCAGCAAAGCAGAAAAAACCATAGGTACCTGCCCTTTTTGCGGCCATCCTGTTATTGAATCCCCCAAAGCCTTTGGTTGTGCTAATTGGAGAAACGGCTGCAAATTTACCGTTTGGAAAACAATTGCCGGTAAACCAATTCCGGAAGAAGCCGTAGAAAAACTAATTGTCCAGGGAAGAACAGAAAAAATGACCGGTTTTAAATCAAAGGCAGGAAAACCATTTTCCGCAGCACTTGTCGTCAAAAAGGATCATACCATCGGCTTTGAATTTTAA
- a CDS encoding S-layer homology domain-containing protein, whose protein sequence is MKRISSILITLLLLFGIFPATVFAASGTDGQLMTVEQAIKIAKDLFPLTKDLDQFDSTYEQNENDNIWSLRWYTEQGGGGELNVRVNAVSGEIAGFTYYNPNDYSGKFSSIPKVSRQEGEKIARNFIKKVAPSKANEIVLKPNNGSYYGGPVFHYYQFVRTIKGIEYPMNNINVEVNGQTGEVRSFYVNWEKIDVPGQTAKLSLADAEKIFTEKLGFELKYFKPRSKPIKTIYEINNPYQIAVDAMTGEIITDSYYGPYADDKGMGGMGGMENSPSSPLEPYEQQEADQLKGLISRERAFEIATKAITVPENYKLNSSNLNKDWEFPELRIWSFQWSLEAKDRYGWASVEIDAKTGKVLAFDKNEDQYPYSNQGTQKDLKIKTKADAEKIVQEFLKANYPETVGNLRPQPEYFVRPMGMSDENNQPSYFFQYERLVNEIPFTQNLVYASVNSYTGEITSFRIRFLDLNFPSVDNVIEKGAFTAKNLTENPMTLVYSKDQDQKLRLVYKLAVLESYRYDAVTGQMLDYNGEPLQDKKAGEITDIKGHWAENEINTLNQMSLLHYENGLFQPNASMTQAELIKVLVKSANSYLSDATSGNWYDNYYQQAKQSGLITEAEIKPQASLTREEVAKFITRTIVGDKIARLSIYQIPFQDKASISQGYQGYVAIMDGLGIMKGEGTSFLPQREMKKGEVCVALIRYLRLEK, encoded by the coding sequence ATGAAAAGAATTTCATCAATATTAATTACCCTATTACTGCTTTTTGGTATCTTTCCCGCAACTGTTTTTGCTGCCTCGGGAACCGATGGACAATTGATGACCGTTGAACAGGCGATCAAAATTGCCAAGGATTTATTCCCATTAACCAAAGATCTGGATCAGTTTGATTCCACCTATGAGCAAAATGAAAATGACAATATCTGGTCATTGCGTTGGTATACGGAGCAGGGAGGAGGAGGGGAGCTGAATGTGCGGGTTAATGCTGTTTCCGGTGAAATAGCAGGCTTTACTTATTATAATCCCAATGATTATTCCGGCAAATTCAGCAGCATTCCCAAAGTTTCCCGCCAGGAAGGGGAAAAAATAGCCCGTAATTTCATCAAAAAGGTTGCACCCTCTAAAGCTAATGAGATTGTTTTAAAACCCAATAATGGTTCTTATTATGGGGGTCCTGTTTTTCATTACTATCAATTCGTGCGTACCATCAAGGGGATTGAATATCCCATGAATAACATCAATGTGGAGGTAAACGGGCAGACGGGGGAAGTACGCAGCTTTTATGTGAATTGGGAAAAGATTGATGTTCCTGGGCAAACGGCAAAGTTAAGTCTTGCAGATGCAGAAAAAATCTTTACCGAAAAGCTTGGTTTTGAATTAAAATACTTTAAACCCAGATCCAAGCCCATAAAGACCATCTATGAAATTAATAACCCTTATCAAATAGCCGTTGATGCCATGACAGGAGAAATAATTACCGATTCCTATTATGGCCCGTACGCTGACGATAAAGGCATGGGGGGCATGGGAGGGATGGAAAATAGCCCTTCATCTCCTCTCGAGCCGTATGAGCAACAGGAAGCGGATCAATTGAAAGGCTTGATCTCCCGGGAACGTGCTTTTGAAATTGCCACCAAAGCGATTACGGTTCCTGAGAATTATAAATTAAATTCCTCCAATTTAAATAAGGACTGGGAATTCCCTGAACTGCGCATCTGGTCCTTCCAATGGAGTCTGGAAGCAAAGGATCGCTATGGCTGGGCCAGCGTTGAAATCGACGCCAAGACAGGGAAGGTATTGGCCTTTGATAAGAACGAAGATCAATATCCTTACAGCAATCAAGGGACGCAGAAAGATTTAAAAATCAAGACCAAAGCTGATGCCGAAAAAATCGTCCAGGAGTTTTTAAAGGCTAACTATCCTGAGACAGTTGGCAATCTGCGCCCTCAACCGGAATATTTTGTGCGCCCTATGGGGATGAGCGATGAGAATAACCAACCAAGTTATTTCTTCCAATATGAACGGCTGGTAAATGAGATTCCTTTTACGCAAAATCTTGTTTATGCATCAGTGAATAGTTATACCGGGGAAATTACCAGTTTCCGGATCCGCTTTTTAGATCTAAATTTCCCATCTGTAGATAATGTCATCGAGAAAGGTGCCTTTACCGCTAAAAATTTGACGGAAAACCCCATGACCCTGGTTTATTCCAAGGACCAGGATCAAAAATTACGTTTAGTTTATAAGTTGGCAGTTTTGGAAAGCTATCGCTATGACGCCGTCACCGGACAAATGCTGGATTACAACGGAGAACCTCTGCAAGACAAAAAGGCCGGAGAGATTACGGACATCAAAGGGCATTGGGCAGAAAATGAGATCAATACCCTGAATCAAATGAGTTTATTGCATTACGAAAACGGTCTTTTCCAACCTAATGCTTCGATGACTCAGGCAGAATTGATCAAGGTCTTGGTAAAATCCGCTAACAGTTATCTCTCTGATGCCACATCCGGCAATTGGTATGATAATTATTATCAGCAAGCCAAACAATCGGGATTAATTACAGAAGCTGAGATCAAACCCCAGGCCTCCCTGACCCGGGAAGAAGTGGCTAAATTTATCACCCGTACGATTGTAGGCGATAAAATTGCCCGGTTAAGTATTTATCAAATTCCTTTTCAGGATAAGGCAAGTATTTCCCAAGGATATCAGGGTTACGTGGCCATTATGGATGGATTGGGTATTATGAAGGGAGAAGGTACATCATTTCTACCCCAAAGAGAGATGAAAAAAGGGGAAGTATGCGTTGCTTTGATACGATATTTGAGATTAGAAAAATAA
- a CDS encoding rubredoxin gives MSEQKQKQWQCQMPNCGYIYDPERGCKKNKVEKGCSFEDLPENYKCPLCGAGKKQFKACNWD, from the coding sequence ATGAGTGAACAGAAACAAAAACAATGGCAATGTCAAATGCCCAATTGCGGGTATATTTACGACCCGGAAAGAGGCTGTAAAAAGAATAAAGTGGAAAAAGGATGTTCCTTTGAAGATTTGCCGGAGAATTACAAATGTCCTTTATGCGGTGCCGGTAAGAAACAATTTAAAGCATGTAATTGGGACTAA
- a CDS encoding patatin-like phospholipase family protein → MLGLALEGGGAKGAFHFGVVKAFLEEGYQFDGITGTSIGALNGAIIAQGDFETGYQIWENIDNSLLFDLEKTWLDKIAQRQIDKETIFHLTAKIKELITNKGIDTGKMKELMESILDEDKLRNSPIDFGLVTVSLSDMKPLELYKEDIPQGQMMEYLMASAGFPGFKLERIEGKYFLDGGFYDNCPINLLARKGYQEIVAVRTLSIGIVQDIKFPNVKLITVKPSEDLGSILNFDNNMIQRNLTMGYFDALRVIKGLKGKKYYIQPIEEDFFIHALYLIPDADIKDLGASLGLKEMTPKRMLFEKMIPLLARNLGLTSLASYQDIIIGVFEDLAANGEVERFKIYSFDQFLTEIRKILTNSRNQKSARVPSQKQANLLAGQVIFNSINQLRP, encoded by the coding sequence ATGCTGGGTTTGGCCTTAGAAGGAGGCGGGGCTAAAGGCGCCTTCCATTTTGGTGTGGTCAAAGCGTTTCTTGAGGAAGGGTATCAATTTGACGGCATTACCGGAACATCTATTGGGGCATTGAATGGAGCAATTATCGCCCAGGGAGATTTTGAAACGGGGTATCAAATATGGGAGAATATCGATAATTCCCTTTTATTTGACCTGGAAAAAACCTGGTTGGATAAAATCGCCCAGCGCCAAATTGATAAAGAGACTATTTTTCACCTGACCGCCAAAATAAAAGAATTAATCACCAATAAAGGAATCGATACCGGCAAAATGAAAGAATTGATGGAAAGCATTCTTGACGAAGACAAATTAAGGAATTCCCCCATTGATTTTGGGCTGGTGACAGTATCCCTCTCTGATATGAAGCCTTTGGAGCTTTATAAGGAAGACATCCCCCAGGGGCAGATGATGGAGTATCTTATGGCTAGCGCCGGTTTTCCCGGTTTCAAATTGGAGCGCATCGAAGGCAAGTATTTTCTGGACGGCGGCTTCTATGACAACTGTCCGATCAATCTCCTGGCCAGGAAAGGGTATCAAGAGATTGTTGCCGTCAGAACCTTAAGTATCGGAATCGTCCAGGATATTAAATTTCCCAATGTAAAATTAATTACAGTTAAGCCTTCCGAAGACCTAGGCAGTATTCTAAATTTTGATAACAATATGATTCAGCGAAATTTAACGATGGGCTATTTTGATGCCCTGCGTGTTATCAAAGGTTTAAAAGGTAAGAAGTATTACATCCAGCCTATTGAAGAGGATTTCTTTATTCATGCTCTATATCTGATCCCGGATGCAGATATTAAAGACTTAGGTGCATCTTTAGGCCTGAAAGAAATGACTCCTAAGCGCATGCTGTTTGAAAAAATGATACCTCTTTTGGCCAGGAATTTAGGGCTTACATCCTTAGCATCTTATCAGGATATTATTATCGGTGTCTTTGAGGATTTAGCCGCAAACGGGGAGGTAGAAAGGTTTAAAATTTATTCCTTTGATCAATTCCTTACCGAGATAAGGAAAATCTTAACGAATTCCAGGAATCAAAAATCCGCCAGGGTGCCATCCCAAAAACAGGCAAACCTTCTGGCCGGCCAAGTAATTTTTAATAGTATTAATCAACTGCGCCCTTGA